One Dermacentor andersoni chromosome 6, qqDerAnde1_hic_scaffold, whole genome shotgun sequence genomic window carries:
- the LOC126523331 gene encoding histone-lysine N-methyltransferase SETMAR-like, protein MVDRLEQRYCIKFCQKLGDSQVETIRKIQTAFGYDAMSSTHIKQWYDRLKDGHTSVKSESRSGRPSTCRNNHVNAEVNAVVMRDRRVTIREIAEDVGIRTFSAHFIKTEDLAMKRVAAKFVPKLLTVQQKQLRVEVSQDMLDSTNSDLDFMNTIITGDDSWVYGYDPVTESQLSQWTHSTSPRPKKAGQVCSNVKVILSAFFDSRGVAYVDAAAKTARADHKKALPINALGVKGVSIYYNLIEGETQAGTDEGTGDSKTTDSHQLRHRFIQLGQGFTIKKAMEIAQEEKRTDKIMQQLGVLQVDAVS, encoded by the exons ATGGTGGACCGACTGGAGCAGCgatactgcatcaaattttgccagaaactgggcgacagccaagtggaaaccattcggaagattcagacaGCTTTCGGTTatgatgctatgagcagcacacacaTTAAGCAGTGGTACGACCGGTTGAAAGACGGCCACACATCGGTGAAGAGCGAGTCgcgctccggtcggccatcaacatgccgaaataaCCATGTCAatgccgaagtgaacgctgtggtgatgcgcgaccgtcgtgtgactatccgagaaattgcggaagaTGTGGGCATCAGGACGTTTTCTGCACATTTCATTAAGACCGAAGATTTGGCtatgaagagagttgcggcgaaattcgtgccgaagctgctcacagtgcagcaaaagcaacttcgtgttgaagtctcacaggacatgctagattccacaaacagtgacctcgacttcatgaacaccataatcactggggACGACtcttgggtgtacgggtacgaCCCGGTAACCGAATCCCAGTTGTCACAGTGGacgcattccacgtcaccaagaccaaagaaggccgGCCAAGtgtgcagcaacgtcaaagtgatcctgtctgctttctttgactctcgGGGTGTG GCATACGTCGACGCGGCCGCCAAGACCGCTAGAGCGGACCACAAGAAAGCGCTCCCTATCAACGCGCTGGGGGTGAAAGGCGTCAGTATCTACTACAACCTCATCGAGGGAGAGACGCAGGCCGGAACCGACGAAGGGACAGGGGACTCCAAGACAACTGAc TCGCATCAGCTACGCCACCGCTTCATCCAACTCGGTCAGGGCTTTACCATCAAGAAAGCAATGGAAATTGCTCAGGAAGAGAAACGCACCGACAAAATAATGCAGCAGCTCGGCGTTCTACAAGTTGACGCCGTTTCATAG